Proteins encoded together in one Schumannella luteola window:
- a CDS encoding DNA-3-methyladenine glycosylase family protein, with protein sequence MSAVEVPGAPTPTPASAVPLSTRYAPPHPIDLRRTLGTIAQFGSDPASRREGEAHWLVFRAPAERATAPTADDGAPVTLRLRVDAAAASVHADAWGPGAAWAIERVPALLGADDDLDGFDAERHPLIAELHRRAPGLRLARTGQVLAALLPAIFFQKVTGQEASRSWRTLVARHGEPAPGPAPRGMHVLPTVAAWRRIPSWEWHRAGVTPQRRDTIQRALAVATGLERGGDQPVAEAQRRLRTVPGIGVWTTAETVQRSHGAPDAVSFGDFHTCKNVGWALTGARVDDDGMRELLEPWRGHRQRVVRLIEGSGIGYERRGPRLTIPDHRAR encoded by the coding sequence GTGAGCGCCGTCGAGGTGCCCGGTGCGCCCACGCCCACGCCCGCATCCGCGGTTCCGCTCTCGACGCGGTACGCCCCGCCGCATCCGATCGATCTGCGGCGCACGCTCGGCACGATCGCCCAGTTCGGCAGCGACCCTGCGTCGCGGCGGGAGGGCGAGGCGCACTGGCTCGTGTTCCGCGCGCCCGCGGAGCGAGCCACGGCTCCGACGGCCGACGACGGCGCTCCCGTCACCCTCCGCCTGCGCGTGGACGCCGCCGCCGCGAGCGTGCACGCCGACGCCTGGGGGCCGGGCGCCGCGTGGGCGATCGAGCGGGTTCCGGCGCTGCTCGGCGCCGACGACGACCTCGACGGATTCGATGCCGAGCGGCATCCGCTCATCGCCGAGCTGCACCGACGTGCACCGGGCCTGCGCCTCGCGCGCACCGGGCAGGTCCTGGCGGCGCTGCTGCCGGCGATCTTCTTCCAGAAGGTGACCGGGCAGGAGGCCTCGCGGTCGTGGCGCACCCTGGTGGCCCGCCATGGCGAGCCGGCTCCGGGGCCGGCGCCGCGCGGCATGCACGTGCTGCCAACGGTCGCGGCGTGGCGTCGCATCCCGTCGTGGGAGTGGCACCGCGCCGGCGTCACCCCGCAGCGCCGCGACACGATCCAGCGCGCGCTCGCCGTCGCGACCGGACTCGAGCGCGGCGGCGATCAGCCGGTCGCCGAGGCGCAGCGCCGCCTGCGCACCGTTCCGGGCATCGGCGTGTGGACTACTGCTGAGACCGTGCAGCGCAGCCACGGCGCCCCCGACGCGGTGAGCTTCGGCGACTTCCACACCTGCAAGAACGTCGGCTGGGCGCTCACCGGCGCACGCGTCGACGACGACGGGATGCGCGAGCTGCTGGAGCCGTGGCGCGGTCACCGGCAGCGGGTGGTGCGCCTGATCGAGGGATCCGGCATCGGCTACGAGCGCCGCGGGCCGCGCCTCACGATCCCCGACCACCGCGCCCGCTGA
- a CDS encoding 6-phosphofructokinase, whose translation MSIGILTSGGDCPGLNAVIRGAVLKGITQHDLEFVGFKNGWKGVVDGDTVPLGRPQVMGISKQGGTIIGTSRTNPFEGDGGPENIAAMMEEQGIDSLIAIGGEGTLAAAKRLTDAGINIVGVPKTVDNDLSATDYTFGFDTAVQIATEAMDRLRTTGDSHGRCMVAEVMGRHVGWIALHSGMAAGAHAILIPERKTSMDEITEWVRAAADRGRAPLIVVAEGFKLDSMDDAHSERGLDAFGRPRLGGIGDILAPEIEARTGIETRSTTLGHIQRGGTPSAYDRVLATRYGMAAVDAVLEQRWGRMVALRGTQIVHVPFEDALGRLKTVPQSRYDEAAVLFG comes from the coding sequence GTGAGCATCGGCATCCTGACCAGCGGCGGCGACTGCCCCGGCCTCAACGCGGTCATCCGCGGGGCTGTCCTCAAGGGGATCACCCAGCACGACCTCGAGTTCGTCGGCTTCAAGAACGGCTGGAAGGGCGTCGTCGACGGCGACACCGTCCCCCTCGGCCGCCCCCAGGTGATGGGCATCTCGAAGCAGGGCGGCACCATCATCGGCACCTCGCGCACGAACCCCTTCGAGGGCGACGGCGGGCCCGAGAACATCGCCGCGATGATGGAGGAGCAGGGCATCGACTCGCTCATCGCCATTGGCGGCGAGGGCACCCTGGCCGCGGCGAAGCGGCTGACGGATGCCGGCATCAACATCGTCGGCGTGCCCAAGACGGTCGACAACGACCTCAGCGCCACCGACTACACCTTCGGCTTCGACACCGCCGTGCAGATCGCGACCGAGGCGATGGACCGCCTGCGCACGACCGGCGACTCGCACGGGCGCTGCATGGTCGCCGAGGTCATGGGCCGCCACGTCGGCTGGATCGCGCTGCACTCGGGCATGGCCGCGGGCGCGCACGCGATCCTCATCCCCGAGCGCAAGACGAGCATGGACGAGATCACCGAGTGGGTGCGCGCCGCCGCCGACCGCGGCCGTGCGCCGCTGATCGTCGTCGCCGAGGGCTTCAAGCTCGACAGCATGGATGATGCCCACTCCGAGCGCGGACTCGACGCCTTCGGCCGCCCGCGCCTGGGTGGCATCGGCGACATCCTCGCCCCCGAGATCGAGGCCCGCACCGGCATCGAGACCCGCTCGACGACGCTGGGTCACATCCAGCGCGGCGGAACGCCCTCGGCCTACGACCGCGTGCTCGCCACCCGCTACGGCATGGCGGCGGTGGATGCGGTGCTCGAGCAGCGCTGGGGCCGCATGGTCGCGCTGCGCGGCACCCAGATCGTGCACGTGCCCTTCGAAGACGCGCTCGGCCGCCTCAAGACGGTGCCGCAGTCGCGCTACGACGAGGCCGCCGTCCTCTTCGGCTGA
- a CDS encoding MDR family oxidoreductase gives MVRAIQVTKGGDNGDGTTGPRFVDVSDDELGEGDTLVEVLFSSLNFKDGLALAGNPGVVRVSPLIPGIDVVGRVIESADARFRPGTEVVLTGAGLGETRNGGYADRARLDGALAVVVPPQLGARRAAAIGTAGFTAAQAVLALEDRGIPDGPVAVTGASGGAGSIAVALLAAAGREVVAVTGSPDAHDWLRELGASDFVDRTELAEAGKPLQKERWAGAVDGIGGATLHNLLAQTRHGGAVAAFGLVQSAELHTSVHPFILRGVGLLGINSVEAGADERARVWERLARDLDPALIDRLTSEITLDEVVDAGARILAGGTRGRTVVAVNATTASPVDDVVDAEPTSAPESGADA, from the coding sequence ATGGTGCGCGCGATCCAGGTGACCAAGGGCGGCGACAACGGCGACGGCACGACCGGTCCGCGGTTCGTCGACGTGAGCGACGACGAGCTCGGCGAGGGCGACACCCTCGTCGAGGTGCTCTTCTCGAGCCTCAACTTCAAAGACGGTCTCGCGCTCGCGGGCAATCCCGGCGTCGTGCGCGTCTCGCCGCTCATCCCGGGCATCGACGTCGTCGGCCGGGTGATCGAGTCGGCGGATGCGCGCTTCCGGCCCGGCACGGAGGTCGTGCTGACCGGGGCGGGCCTGGGCGAGACCCGCAACGGCGGCTACGCCGACCGCGCTCGCCTCGACGGTGCGCTCGCGGTCGTGGTGCCGCCCCAGCTCGGCGCGCGTCGTGCGGCCGCGATCGGCACCGCCGGATTCACCGCGGCGCAGGCCGTGCTCGCCCTGGAGGACCGCGGCATCCCCGACGGCCCGGTCGCCGTGACCGGCGCGAGCGGCGGGGCCGGCTCGATCGCCGTGGCCCTGCTCGCCGCCGCCGGCCGCGAGGTCGTCGCCGTCACCGGCAGCCCCGACGCGCACGATTGGCTCCGCGAGCTCGGCGCGAGCGACTTCGTCGACCGGACCGAGCTCGCCGAGGCGGGCAAGCCGCTGCAGAAGGAGCGCTGGGCCGGAGCGGTCGACGGCATCGGCGGCGCGACCCTGCACAACCTGCTCGCGCAGACCCGGCACGGCGGGGCGGTCGCCGCGTTCGGGCTGGTGCAGAGCGCCGAGCTGCACACGAGCGTGCACCCCTTCATCCTGCGCGGGGTCGGCCTGCTCGGCATCAACTCGGTCGAGGCCGGCGCGGATGAGCGCGCCCGGGTCTGGGAGCGCCTCGCCCGCGACCTCGACCCGGCGCTGATCGACCGGCTGACGAGCGAGATCACGCTCGACGAGGTGGTGGATGCGGGCGCGCGCATCCTCGCCGGGGGCACTCGCGGGCGTACGGTGGTCGCCGTGAACGCCACCACCGCATCCCCCGTCGACGACGTCGTCGACGCCGAGCCGACGTCCGCCCCCGAGAGCGGAGCCGACGCGTGA
- a CDS encoding DUF1304 domain-containing protein has translation MSGLLIAGSVFAGIAALIHVYIFFLESVAWSREKTWRLFGLGSQAEADTVKPMAFNQGFYNLFLAIGIGVGIVLIASSSAEQAGLAVLIASLASMVLAAVVLITSNPKLARSAAIQGVAPLIALVLTLVSLAA, from the coding sequence GTGAGCGGCCTGCTCATCGCGGGGTCGGTGTTCGCCGGCATCGCGGCGCTCATCCACGTCTACATCTTCTTCCTCGAGAGCGTCGCCTGGTCGCGCGAGAAGACCTGGCGGCTGTTCGGCCTCGGCAGCCAGGCGGAGGCCGACACGGTCAAGCCGATGGCGTTCAACCAGGGCTTCTACAACCTGTTCCTCGCGATCGGAATCGGGGTCGGCATCGTGCTGATCGCGTCGAGCTCGGCCGAGCAGGCGGGGCTGGCGGTGCTCATCGCGTCACTCGCGAGCATGGTGCTCGCGGCGGTCGTGCTGATCACCTCGAACCCGAAGCTGGCCCGCTCCGCGGCGATCCAGGGCGTCGCGCCGCTGATCGCACTCGTGCTGACGCTGGTCTCGCTCGCCGCCTGA
- a CDS encoding CAP domain-containing protein, whose amino-acid sequence MSAVIEARPIHPTREGRRRWTTTAAAALIGLAALVAGLLVAAPANAALPVPKEQIIQRILDETNAIRASVGAAPLVLNSSINVVAENWSRQQAAAGVMSHNPNYASQIPGGWRAAGENVAYGYRYTEVTTAWRNSPGHYKNMVGDYTDIGIGVAEAADGSLYYTQNFAKYPGTVVYPVDDRLKSYWDAKGGASGVVGRATGSPVTVANGWYQAFAGGHIFVGPPGTFFVANNGYLAAYVNAGGPGGSLGWPSGEQTCTTEYRCAQSFTGATISTSPSFGTRYIWSGLRDYWLASGGIGGSLGPAAGDQGYAQGPAGAGWYQAFQGGYVVLSAAGGTQFLPYSTVLSFWLASGGGASGLGWPTGGYSCGGSGCAQQFSGGVIASSVYGAQLISGGFVSEWANRGGINGALGAPVSGLRGSAAPNLGWAQGFAGGTLTVSSASGARIVPWGPGQQIWSAAGEQNGFGWPSTDRTCASGVCQQGFGSAIIFESKNGAFATYGGIAAIWRQQGGMTTLGAPVGGTRYSTDNGGGFAQHFDGGIITHSNAGGPQYTPYGAIVGAWYKYGAEATWMGWPAGPQTCDTNRNCTQKFQNATARSDANGGVAFTRS is encoded by the coding sequence GTGAGCGCAGTCATCGAAGCACGACCGATCCATCCGACCCGCGAGGGTCGACGCCGCTGGACCACGACGGCCGCCGCCGCGCTGATCGGCCTGGCCGCTCTCGTCGCGGGTCTGCTCGTCGCGGCTCCCGCGAACGCCGCCCTGCCCGTTCCCAAGGAGCAGATCATCCAGCGCATCCTGGATGAGACGAACGCGATCCGCGCGAGCGTCGGCGCCGCTCCCCTGGTGCTCAACTCGTCGATCAACGTCGTCGCCGAGAACTGGTCGCGCCAGCAGGCCGCCGCCGGCGTCATGAGCCACAACCCCAACTACGCCTCGCAGATCCCCGGTGGATGGCGCGCCGCCGGCGAGAACGTCGCCTACGGCTACCGCTACACCGAGGTCACGACGGCCTGGAGGAACTCGCCCGGCCACTACAAGAACATGGTCGGCGACTACACCGACATCGGCATCGGCGTCGCCGAGGCCGCCGACGGCTCGCTCTACTACACGCAGAACTTCGCCAAGTACCCGGGCACCGTCGTCTACCCGGTCGACGACCGGCTGAAGAGCTACTGGGATGCGAAGGGCGGCGCGAGCGGCGTCGTCGGCCGCGCGACCGGCAGCCCGGTCACCGTCGCGAACGGCTGGTACCAGGCGTTCGCCGGCGGCCACATCTTCGTCGGCCCTCCCGGCACCTTCTTCGTCGCCAACAACGGCTACCTCGCCGCCTACGTCAACGCGGGAGGCCCGGGCGGCTCGCTCGGCTGGCCCTCGGGCGAGCAGACCTGCACGACCGAGTACCGCTGCGCCCAGTCGTTCACCGGCGCGACGATCTCGACATCCCCCTCGTTCGGCACCCGCTACATCTGGAGCGGTCTGCGCGACTACTGGCTCGCCTCGGGCGGCATCGGCGGCTCGCTCGGCCCGGCCGCCGGCGACCAGGGCTACGCGCAGGGTCCGGCGGGGGCCGGCTGGTATCAGGCGTTCCAGGGCGGCTATGTCGTGCTGAGCGCCGCCGGCGGAACCCAGTTCTTGCCGTACTCGACGGTGCTCAGCTTCTGGCTCGCCAGCGGCGGCGGCGCGAGCGGCCTGGGCTGGCCGACCGGCGGCTACTCCTGCGGCGGCTCGGGATGCGCGCAGCAGTTCTCGGGCGGCGTGATCGCCAGCTCGGTCTACGGCGCCCAGCTGATCAGCGGCGGCTTCGTCTCCGAGTGGGCGAACCGGGGTGGGATCAACGGCGCGCTCGGCGCACCGGTCAGCGGCCTCCGCGGCTCGGCCGCTCCGAACCTGGGCTGGGCTCAGGGCTTCGCCGGCGGCACGCTGACGGTGAGCTCGGCGTCGGGTGCACGGATCGTGCCGTGGGGTCCGGGTCAGCAGATCTGGTCGGCCGCGGGCGAGCAGAACGGCTTCGGCTGGCCCAGCACCGACCGCACCTGCGCCTCGGGCGTCTGCCAGCAGGGCTTCGGCAGCGCGATCATCTTCGAGAGCAAGAACGGCGCCTTCGCAACCTACGGCGGCATCGCCGCCATCTGGCGCCAGCAGGGCGGCATGACCACCCTCGGCGCCCCCGTCGGCGGCACCCGCTACTCCACCGACAACGGCGGCGGCTTCGCCCAGCACTTCGACGGCGGCATCATCACCCACTCCAACGCCGGCGGCCCCCAGTACACCCCCTACGGCGCCATCGTCGGCGCCTGGTACAAGTACGGCGCCGAAGCGACCTGGATGGGCTGGCCCGCCGGCCCGCAGACCTGCGACACCAACCGCAACTGCACCCAGAAGTTCCAGAACGCCACCGCCCGCTCCGACGCCAACGGCGGAGTCGCCTTCACCCGCAGCTGA